A portion of the Acidisarcina polymorpha genome contains these proteins:
- the tssA gene encoding type VI secretion system protein TssA — protein MLRLEELLQPIDAVALAGKDLRYDPLIDQIRDARSQDDDSLPVGEWSRQTKRADYSLVASLAADALLNRSKDLWLAVWLGEACIQLEGYVALEPVLRLLLELQRRFWAEMYPEIEAGDLSLRSAPVHWGMERFASMIYELPITQSKLSYAAYKHVRSGVTAANLEALTAETLELHIQATSAEFYSELKEQLGRALIALDELYLFCDEKYGTDAPSFVRIRSALEEVQNVVAQLLRMKPGAPPPEEVTATFPVQLASSPRAEISLEPAIEANKELNFTAPASWQNALGLIRSCANYFLEQRPDNPAAYLLALAVQYGDTESSSGSGSSPSSETRLGLKRASELGDWRALFDQAIRAVMESSGRQWLDLYRYIWQGAQATGATSLEALVLAHSRALLDRDAGITGAAFEDDTPVANTETQRWFKSVVDPPVEPPPVVREFLPAPLPASPIVAADELYAQACVFAEGGEFARAAEILMEDATASRSGRGRFLRRLDLCRLCVRFGHASTAANILRQLLAETDERELDEWEDREILGELLWMLIESLGNEDAEGERRSAYARLCRIDPVRALGLLDRT, from the coding sequence GTGCTGCGGCTAGAAGAATTGCTTCAACCGATTGATGCCGTTGCTTTGGCCGGTAAAGACCTTCGTTACGATCCCCTCATCGATCAAATTCGCGATGCGCGCTCGCAAGACGATGACTCGCTTCCTGTGGGTGAATGGTCACGACAAACAAAGCGCGCCGACTACTCTCTGGTCGCCTCGCTGGCAGCCGACGCGCTACTAAACCGGAGTAAGGACCTCTGGCTGGCAGTATGGCTGGGCGAAGCATGTATTCAGCTCGAAGGATATGTGGCGTTGGAGCCGGTGCTCCGGTTGCTACTTGAACTACAGCGAAGGTTCTGGGCAGAGATGTATCCGGAGATCGAAGCGGGTGACTTGTCCCTGAGGTCGGCCCCGGTTCACTGGGGCATGGAACGCTTTGCTTCGATGATCTACGAGCTGCCTATCACTCAGAGCAAGCTCAGTTATGCAGCGTACAAGCATGTACGTTCTGGAGTTACAGCTGCAAATCTGGAGGCATTGACAGCAGAGACGCTGGAACTTCATATACAGGCTACCAGCGCAGAATTCTATTCCGAACTGAAAGAGCAGCTAGGTCGTGCGCTCATAGCTCTTGATGAGCTCTATCTATTCTGCGATGAAAAATATGGTACGGACGCTCCATCGTTCGTAAGAATACGATCCGCGTTGGAGGAAGTCCAGAATGTCGTCGCGCAACTCCTGAGGATGAAGCCCGGGGCTCCTCCTCCGGAGGAAGTCACGGCGACCTTCCCAGTGCAATTAGCATCAAGCCCCAGGGCAGAAATCTCGTTGGAGCCTGCAATAGAGGCGAATAAAGAGCTGAACTTCACAGCGCCAGCTTCATGGCAGAATGCCTTAGGTCTGATAAGAAGCTGTGCTAATTATTTCCTCGAGCAGCGGCCGGACAATCCGGCTGCCTACTTGCTGGCTCTCGCCGTTCAGTATGGCGACACCGAATCGAGTAGCGGGTCGGGATCCTCTCCTTCATCGGAGACTAGGCTTGGCCTAAAACGCGCGAGTGAGCTTGGCGACTGGAGGGCCCTCTTCGATCAGGCGATTCGCGCTGTGATGGAGAGCAGCGGGAGACAATGGCTTGATCTCTATCGCTATATATGGCAAGGTGCTCAAGCGACCGGGGCAACGTCGTTAGAGGCCCTGGTTCTGGCGCATAGTCGCGCACTGCTTGATCGCGATGCGGGCATAACCGGGGCAGCTTTCGAAGATGATACCCCGGTTGCGAATACCGAAACACAGCGATGGTTTAAGAGCGTTGTGGATCCGCCTGTAGAGCCGCCTCCCGTGGTGCGTGAGTTCTTGCCGGCCCCCCTACCGGCATCGCCGATCGTTGCTGCGGACGAACTTTACGCGCAGGCCTGCGTCTTCGCGGAGGGCGGCGAGTTTGCCAGAGCCGCAGAGATATTGATGGAAGATGCTACCGCATCCCGGAGCGGTCGCGGACGGTTCCTGCGCCGCCTTGACTTATGCCGATTGTGCGTACGTTTCGGACACGCTTCTACCGCAGCCAACATATTGCGCCAATTACTCGCCGAGACTGACGAGCGCGAGCTTGATGAATGGGAGGATCGCGAGATATTGGGCGAGTTGCTATGGATGCTCATAGAGTCACTCGGTAACGAAGATGCTGAAGGGGAACGCAGATCGGCCTACGCACGTCTGTGCCGAATTGATCCTGTCAGGGCATTAGGACTGCTGGATCGGACCTAG
- the tssE gene encoding type VI secretion system baseplate subunit TssE: protein MARSKEMLFAQSLMERLSEKQEWPTTQTGSLRLLKESIRRDLEALLNTRRPMTMELGGYSEAAASVVNYGLEDLTSLRATRSGYLLEMQRSIQQCLTEYEPRLTEVTVRVQDGDFVNREIRLHIEANLPVYPSVEAVTFDTVFDLTSETYFVG from the coding sequence ATGGCACGTTCGAAAGAAATGTTGTTTGCGCAGTCCCTCATGGAAAGGTTGAGCGAAAAGCAGGAGTGGCCCACTACCCAGACAGGGTCTCTGCGGCTGTTAAAGGAATCGATCCGGCGAGATTTGGAGGCACTCTTGAATACTCGCAGGCCTATGACCATGGAGCTGGGCGGTTACAGCGAAGCCGCCGCCTCGGTCGTGAACTATGGTCTTGAAGACCTGACCAGCTTGCGAGCAACAAGAAGCGGGTACTTACTGGAGATGCAACGTTCGATCCAGCAGTGTCTTACCGAGTATGAACCCCGCTTAACCGAAGTGACAGTCAGGGTGCAAGATGGTGATTTCGTCAATCGTGAGATACGGCTGCACATCGAGGCCAATCTTCCCGTTTACCCGAGCGTTGAAGCGGTTACCTTTGATACCGTTTTCGACTTAACAAGTGAAACTTACTTCGTGGGGTAA
- the tssF gene encoding type VI secretion system baseplate subunit TssF — MRQQILEYYERELGYMRQMGAEFAKKYPAVAGRLQLEPDRCADPHVERLLEAFSFLAARIHLRLDDDFPELTEGFLDVVYPHFLRPMPAMTVAEFSSDETGSNKGNSVTVPAGVQLTAKRTTDGVPCKFRTGYPVTLWPIEVKECAWRRPEQIPSPPRVGDAAAVLRVVLKARREVLFSKLEMDTLAFYLAGERGVALPLYELLSHNLRRIVVRSPERPTGKTVSLDRSGLRAMGFAADESLLPYPQRSFHGYRLLQEYFSFHEKFLFFQLCNLRPAIEAVDAGEDLEILFYVSQFEQPERMQMLEVGVSSETIRLGCTPIINLFSHAAEPVLLSQARHQYPVSVSARSRTGIEIFSIDSILATNPSRRTSVTLPPLFEHRFRAIPARAPVYWRSTRKYSEIDNRRPSDVYVSIVDAEGAMTEPNAEVLTVQCTCTNHDLPARLPFGDPDGDFYWEGGAGIGKIRALHRPTPTYPSPSGAGQTWSLISQLSLNHLSLGEAGLAAFQEILKLHNFTAATHFEKQIAGIVSMTTKKHIALMQTEFGSTAARGTRVEIELDESHFPGGGAYLFSAILDRFFGLYVSMNSFSQLAVRTNMRKEALEEWSPRAGSQSLI; from the coding sequence ATGCGACAGCAAATCTTGGAATATTACGAACGCGAGCTGGGCTACATGCGACAGATGGGCGCTGAGTTCGCGAAGAAATATCCTGCTGTAGCGGGTCGACTCCAGTTGGAGCCGGACCGTTGTGCCGATCCACATGTGGAGCGACTGCTTGAGGCTTTCTCTTTCTTGGCCGCGCGCATCCATCTCCGGCTAGACGATGATTTTCCCGAGCTAACCGAGGGTTTCCTCGATGTAGTATATCCGCATTTCCTACGGCCTATGCCAGCGATGACGGTTGCTGAGTTTTCTTCTGATGAAACAGGGAGCAATAAAGGTAACTCTGTGACCGTGCCGGCTGGCGTGCAACTAACGGCGAAACGCACGACGGACGGAGTTCCATGCAAGTTCCGCACCGGTTACCCCGTCACTCTGTGGCCTATTGAAGTGAAAGAGTGTGCCTGGAGACGGCCTGAACAAATTCCATCACCACCGCGCGTCGGCGATGCGGCCGCTGTGCTGCGAGTCGTTCTCAAGGCTCGACGTGAAGTCTTGTTTTCAAAGTTAGAGATGGACACGCTAGCGTTCTATCTCGCGGGCGAGCGTGGGGTCGCACTGCCGCTTTATGAGTTGTTGTCCCACAATCTGCGCAGGATTGTGGTCCGTAGTCCAGAGCGACCGACGGGCAAGACGGTTTCACTCGACCGCAGCGGGCTGCGCGCTATGGGCTTTGCCGCCGACGAAAGCTTGCTGCCATATCCGCAGCGATCGTTCCATGGCTACAGGCTCTTGCAGGAATATTTCAGCTTCCATGAGAAATTTCTTTTCTTCCAATTATGCAATCTGCGACCGGCGATAGAGGCCGTTGATGCAGGAGAAGATCTCGAGATCCTCTTTTATGTCTCCCAGTTCGAGCAACCAGAGCGCATGCAAATGCTCGAAGTTGGTGTCTCTTCTGAGACGATCCGTCTAGGATGTACGCCGATAATTAACTTGTTCAGTCATGCCGCGGAGCCGGTTCTGCTTTCGCAGGCGCGCCATCAATATCCTGTCTCGGTGAGTGCTCGAAGTCGTACCGGTATTGAGATCTTTTCTATCGACTCAATACTCGCAACAAATCCGTCGCGACGTACATCGGTCACTCTGCCTCCACTTTTTGAGCACCGCTTTCGTGCGATACCGGCCCGGGCGCCAGTGTATTGGAGGTCAACTAGGAAGTACTCCGAAATAGATAATCGAAGGCCGAGCGATGTCTACGTATCGATAGTCGATGCGGAGGGTGCAATGACCGAGCCGAATGCGGAGGTCCTTACTGTGCAGTGCACCTGCACCAATCACGACCTTCCGGCAAGGCTGCCGTTCGGCGACCCCGACGGCGATTTCTACTGGGAAGGTGGCGCGGGAATCGGAAAGATCCGTGCTTTGCACCGGCCAACGCCGACGTATCCTTCGCCTTCCGGCGCGGGACAAACCTGGAGCCTGATCTCGCAGCTTTCCTTGAACCACCTATCCTTGGGCGAAGCTGGTCTAGCTGCATTTCAGGAGATTCTGAAGTTACACAACTTCACCGCAGCCACGCACTTCGAAAAGCAGATTGCCGGCATAGTGTCCATGACCACCAAGAAGCATATCGCGCTGATGCAAACTGAGTTCGGCAGTACAGCAGCCAGGGGAACGCGGGTGGAGATCGAACTAGACGAGTCGCACTTCCCAGGCGGAGGTGCCTATCTGTTTAGCGCGATATTGGACCGCTTCTTCGGCTTGTACGTTTCAATGAACAGCTTTTCACAACTTGCCGTCCGCACGAACATGAGAAAGGAGGCCTTGGAGGAATGGTCACCGAGAGCGGGCAGCCAGTCATTGATATAG
- the tssG gene encoding type VI secretion system baseplate subunit TssG — protein sequence MQAEPRSFRFFQMVRLLERMHPERKPMGIFVTPADEVVRFTAPPALAFPASELGWYKPQEDKPASLEVNFLGLNVINGPMPRSYTETLLERQRGKDRATLEFFDLFNHRIVSLFYRAWTRYRFFIAYEKAQGGEDEITQRLYDLVGLGTPGLRGRMTMPEESSIYYSGLLSNQIRSVDGLKQILEDYFGVRVEIRQFTGSWVPLPEEQQTVLRDGESMAECLGIATVVGNEVWDQEGTMTVRLGPMPLARYREFLPGSRGQAELQDWLKFYSRRAFQFVVQLILERDEVPQIPLKAGPVTSSRLGYESWLKIKPMGRDPDETTYLIV from the coding sequence ATGCAAGCGGAACCGCGAAGCTTTCGATTCTTCCAGATGGTGCGACTTCTCGAGAGGATGCATCCGGAACGCAAACCAATGGGGATTTTCGTAACACCGGCAGACGAGGTCGTGCGCTTCACAGCGCCTCCAGCACTCGCGTTTCCAGCCAGCGAGCTTGGCTGGTACAAGCCGCAGGAAGACAAACCCGCATCTCTCGAGGTGAATTTCCTGGGGCTGAATGTCATAAACGGACCAATGCCGCGCAGCTACACGGAGACCTTGCTGGAACGGCAACGCGGGAAGGACCGGGCGACGCTGGAGTTCTTCGATCTCTTCAACCATCGCATCGTGTCGCTCTTCTATCGCGCCTGGACACGGTATCGTTTTTTCATTGCGTATGAAAAGGCACAAGGTGGGGAAGACGAGATAACTCAACGGCTCTACGATCTTGTAGGCTTGGGCACGCCCGGTTTGCGAGGCCGTATGACAATGCCGGAAGAAAGCTCTATCTACTACTCCGGTCTGCTAAGTAATCAGATCCGGTCGGTAGACGGACTCAAGCAAATCCTGGAGGACTATTTTGGGGTGCGCGTCGAGATAAGGCAATTCACCGGCTCCTGGGTACCGCTTCCTGAAGAGCAACAAACCGTATTGCGTGATGGCGAATCCATGGCCGAGTGTTTGGGAATTGCGACGGTCGTAGGCAATGAGGTCTGGGATCAAGAAGGGACAATGACGGTGCGGCTCGGTCCCATGCCACTGGCTCGATATCGTGAATTTCTGCCCGGATCGCGCGGGCAGGCCGAACTGCAAGACTGGCTGAAGTTCTATTCGCGCCGGGCTTTCCAGTTTGTCGTTCAGTTGATACTCGAGCGCGACGAAGTGCCGCAGATCCCCTTGAAAGCTGGTCCAGTCACCAGCAGCCGGCTCGGCTACGAAAGCTGGCTGAAAATAAAACCGATGGGCAGAGATCCTGACGAGACTACATACCTGATCGTATAA
- the tssH gene encoding type VI secretion system ATPase TssH, whose product MIASVKPLVAKFNDTTRQVMEGAAGLCLSRTNYEVEIEHFLAKALELEKTDLALIVDHYGVSRSRLAVELRASLDRLKTGNARGPAFSPALIKMFGEAWAIGSLTFDSALIRTGHTLLGLLNEDGLARMLRDISKELARIPFATLLQEFHELTERSIEADSEMQQPSTANKASQRTSAAKTPFLDQYTIDLTGEARAGRIEAVVGRDGEIRQMIDILMRRRQNNPILTGEAGVGKTAVVEGLARRIADGDVPAVLERVRLHSLDLTLLQAGAGVKGEFENRLKGLIQEVKASPQPVILFIDEAHTMIGAGGQQGQGDAANILKPALARGELRTIAATTWVEYKRYFEKDAALTRRFQVVQVDEPSEPLCESMLRSIAPSLEKHHSTRILDEAISAAVRLSHRYLPGRQLPDKAVSVLDTACARVALSEQTDPAAVEALVRRITAFESQKRLLLREQATGSQHAERIAACDEQIRIATADLQQLRGRWAQETELVQRMKALHAGLESSDSLDAEERSAALNELEGLRSQLRALQSQAPLTYLAVDAQIVASVISEWTGIPLGKMMDDEIVKVLSLETELKRRVVGQDHALAAIAQRIWTSRANLDDPGKPIGVFMLAGPSGVGKTETALALAEVLYGGEDSVVTINMSEFQEPHSVSTLKGAPPGYVGYGEGGVLTEAIRRQPYSVVLLDEVEKAHPDVLELFFQVFDKGHIEDGEGRWIDFRNTLILLTTNAASGLISKLCAQSESMPLPAELATSIRPELNRIFKPAFLGRTLVVPYYPVKEEVLKHIIRLKLGKIEDRLATAHRVHLQYDDELVELVRQRCIEVESGARNIDHLLSNTLLPEISRSLLAGMAEGESLEQVRVGVSETGEFTYTWTQSKDAPDSQTYTAA is encoded by the coding sequence ATGATTGCGAGCGTGAAGCCGCTGGTAGCGAAGTTCAATGACACAACCAGGCAGGTTATGGAAGGCGCCGCAGGCCTGTGCCTTTCGCGGACGAACTATGAAGTGGAGATCGAACACTTTCTGGCCAAGGCATTGGAGCTGGAGAAAACCGATCTGGCTCTGATCGTTGACCATTATGGAGTCAGCCGCTCTCGATTGGCTGTTGAACTTCGGGCCAGCCTGGACCGGCTTAAAACCGGAAATGCCCGAGGACCTGCCTTCAGCCCAGCCCTCATAAAAATGTTTGGGGAAGCGTGGGCAATCGGATCGCTGACTTTCGATTCTGCCCTAATCCGCACCGGTCATACACTGCTCGGCCTGTTGAATGAAGATGGCCTTGCACGCATGTTGCGCGATATTAGCAAAGAACTGGCGAGGATCCCATTTGCCACATTGCTGCAGGAGTTTCACGAGTTGACGGAGAGATCCATTGAGGCAGATTCGGAGATGCAGCAGCCATCAACTGCCAATAAAGCATCGCAACGCACGTCAGCAGCAAAGACGCCGTTTCTCGATCAATACACGATTGACTTGACGGGTGAGGCGCGTGCAGGCCGAATCGAGGCGGTGGTTGGCCGTGACGGAGAGATCCGCCAGATGATCGATATCCTCATGCGACGGCGACAGAACAATCCGATTCTGACCGGTGAAGCCGGTGTCGGTAAAACGGCTGTTGTCGAGGGTCTCGCCCGCAGAATCGCAGATGGTGATGTGCCTGCAGTGCTTGAAAGAGTACGCCTACATAGTCTCGATCTGACTTTGCTGCAGGCCGGGGCCGGTGTGAAGGGTGAGTTCGAAAATCGGCTGAAGGGCCTGATCCAGGAGGTGAAAGCCTCTCCCCAACCAGTGATTCTGTTTATCGACGAAGCGCACACCATGATTGGAGCGGGCGGCCAGCAAGGCCAGGGAGATGCAGCCAACATCCTGAAGCCGGCGTTGGCGAGAGGAGAGCTGCGGACAATCGCCGCGACGACCTGGGTAGAATACAAGCGTTACTTCGAGAAGGACGCCGCCTTGACCAGGCGCTTTCAGGTAGTCCAAGTGGATGAGCCGTCAGAGCCATTGTGCGAGTCGATGCTGCGTAGCATCGCGCCGTCCTTGGAGAAACATCATTCCACGCGCATTCTCGACGAGGCGATTAGTGCGGCGGTTCGCTTGTCGCACCGCTATCTGCCAGGCAGACAGCTGCCCGACAAGGCTGTAAGTGTTCTCGATACCGCATGCGCCCGGGTCGCACTCAGCGAGCAAACTGATCCCGCAGCGGTCGAGGCTCTAGTGCGCCGCATCACTGCTTTTGAGTCCCAGAAGCGCCTCTTACTGCGGGAACAAGCGACCGGCTCCCAGCACGCGGAACGAATTGCCGCTTGCGACGAGCAGATCCGCATCGCGACTGCCGACCTTCAGCAGCTTCGCGGACGGTGGGCACAAGAAACTGAGCTTGTGCAAAGGATGAAGGCGCTCCATGCAGGGCTGGAGTCGAGTGACAGTCTCGACGCCGAAGAGCGCTCCGCGGCTTTGAACGAGTTGGAGGGGTTGCGCTCTCAGCTGAGAGCGTTACAATCGCAGGCGCCACTGACCTATCTGGCAGTGGACGCCCAGATAGTGGCTTCGGTCATCTCCGAGTGGACCGGCATTCCGCTCGGCAAGATGATGGACGATGAGATCGTTAAAGTCCTCAGTCTCGAGACGGAGCTTAAGCGACGAGTCGTCGGTCAGGACCACGCGCTGGCGGCCATTGCACAACGCATCTGGACTTCTCGCGCCAACCTGGACGATCCCGGAAAGCCAATAGGCGTTTTCATGCTTGCTGGACCGAGCGGTGTCGGCAAGACAGAAACCGCGCTAGCCCTGGCGGAAGTGCTTTATGGCGGAGAGGACAGCGTAGTTACCATCAACATGTCCGAGTTCCAGGAGCCGCACTCAGTGTCCACGCTTAAGGGCGCCCCTCCTGGTTATGTCGGCTATGGTGAGGGAGGAGTTCTTACCGAAGCCATACGGCGCCAGCCCTACTCCGTCGTCCTGCTCGATGAGGTGGAGAAGGCCCACCCGGATGTCCTCGAGTTGTTTTTCCAGGTCTTCGACAAAGGCCACATTGAGGACGGCGAAGGTCGCTGGATAGATTTTCGCAATACGCTTATTCTGCTCACAACGAATGCGGCGAGCGGTCTGATCTCCAAACTCTGCGCGCAGTCTGAGTCCATGCCGCTTCCGGCTGAATTAGCAACCTCCATTCGGCCGGAACTCAATCGCATCTTCAAGCCCGCTTTCTTGGGCCGCACGCTTGTGGTGCCGTATTACCCCGTCAAGGAAGAAGTTCTGAAACATATCATTCGCTTGAAGCTGGGAAAGATCGAAGACCGGTTAGCGACAGCGCATCGAGTACACCTGCAGTACGACGACGAACTCGTTGAGCTCGTCCGGCAGCGTTGCATCGAAGTTGAGAGTGGCGCCCGCAACATAGACCACCTGCTTTCCAATACGCTGCTGCCCGAAATATCACGCAGCTTGTTGGCGGGTATGGCAGAGGGAGAGTCTCTGGAGCAGGTTCGCGTAGGAGTCTCGGAGACCGGAGAGTTCACCTATACCTGGACACAGAGTAAGGACGCTCCCGACTCCCAGACTTACACGGCAGCATAA
- a CDS encoding type VI secretion system Vgr family protein gives MAGYTQTNRILLFNSPLGANTLLAIGFRGVEAISELFDFEVDVLSEPETVIDPSALVGKRVTLELQVTDTGTKRYFNGIVASLEGTGGDTFFNRYRVRVVPMLWLLSLSRQTRVFQDMTVLEIAEKVLSPYSIVPQLDTQASYSILEYCTQYRETDLEFIERILQQQGIFFYFIHSAADHVLVLSDTSALCSECPVASHFDFAVEDERQLSFYKPLILDFRSRSALIAGDHTSWDYRFMQYAVSHASPQTARSTTQMGENSHERYDYADSASAFFKTEGAEPKTPIMQTQLQNVERDVEDAQSIDCHGQSTASTMQSGFTFTLSKYPQSEKNIKYLLTRVTHFAQQQPGYRSEVVKPDENPYMNSFEARPFTQVYRKEKTIAKPRVQGVVTGKVVTFPGEDSYLDRFGRVCVQFWWDRQRPPETPDKTLLRVAQQWAGKGWGTYFWPRIGDEVLIDFLDGDPDAPIVVGSVYNGVNMPKYDPKSEYTRSGILTRSSKGGGAANANELRFDDLKGSEQIFMNAERNFDLHVEHDWHRLIGNEEHSHILKHQYQQVDGRAHLRVGEEQVLEIEGGRYLNVKGEQASTVAGNYSLKVAGSQISRTGVAHVIESGEEIHIKGGVRVIIEGGLGGICLQSAESAISIDATGIAIQGAVRFGKADCLPALPDPIAPASKSVISPNWPGDDPRA, from the coding sequence ATGGCAGGGTATACACAGACAAACCGGATCCTTCTGTTCAACAGCCCTTTGGGCGCGAATACACTACTCGCGATCGGGTTCCGCGGAGTCGAGGCAATTTCAGAGCTATTCGATTTTGAGGTCGACGTCCTCTCGGAACCCGAGACGGTGATTGACCCATCGGCGCTGGTCGGCAAGCGGGTGACGCTCGAGTTGCAAGTAACTGATACCGGCACCAAGCGTTACTTCAATGGGATAGTTGCCAGCCTTGAAGGGACCGGAGGCGACACGTTCTTTAACCGCTACCGGGTAAGAGTGGTTCCCATGTTATGGCTGCTGTCGTTAAGCCGGCAAACGAGAGTCTTTCAGGATATGACTGTGCTCGAGATTGCTGAAAAGGTCCTTTCTCCCTATAGCATTGTTCCGCAGTTAGATACACAAGCATCTTATTCAATCCTTGAGTACTGCACTCAGTACCGGGAGACAGACCTGGAGTTTATCGAGCGGATCCTGCAACAGCAAGGCATCTTCTTCTATTTCATCCATTCTGCTGCCGATCATGTCCTGGTGCTTTCCGACACCAGTGCGCTCTGTAGCGAATGCCCAGTCGCGAGCCACTTCGATTTCGCTGTGGAGGATGAGCGGCAGCTAAGTTTCTATAAGCCGCTGATACTGGACTTCCGATCGCGATCGGCTCTCATTGCCGGCGATCACACATCATGGGATTACCGCTTCATGCAGTACGCGGTCTCTCATGCAAGCCCTCAGACGGCGCGGTCAACTACGCAGATGGGGGAGAATTCTCACGAGCGCTACGACTATGCCGATTCCGCTTCAGCCTTCTTTAAGACTGAGGGCGCCGAACCAAAGACGCCAATCATGCAGACGCAACTGCAAAATGTCGAACGCGATGTAGAGGACGCACAGTCGATCGACTGCCACGGCCAGTCTACGGCAAGTACGATGCAGAGCGGGTTTACGTTTACTCTCAGCAAATATCCTCAATCAGAAAAAAACATCAAGTACTTACTGACACGTGTCACTCACTTCGCGCAGCAACAGCCGGGCTATCGATCTGAAGTAGTCAAGCCAGATGAAAACCCTTATATGAACAGCTTTGAGGCGCGGCCATTTACGCAGGTATATCGAAAGGAAAAGACCATCGCCAAGCCTCGCGTGCAAGGCGTCGTCACGGGCAAAGTAGTGACGTTCCCTGGGGAAGACTCCTATCTCGACCGTTTCGGCCGCGTCTGTGTCCAGTTCTGGTGGGACCGTCAGAGGCCGCCGGAGACTCCAGACAAGACGCTCCTACGAGTGGCGCAGCAATGGGCGGGCAAGGGTTGGGGGACTTATTTCTGGCCGCGCATCGGGGACGAGGTACTGATCGATTTTCTTGATGGCGACCCAGACGCTCCGATTGTGGTTGGTTCAGTGTACAACGGCGTCAACATGCCGAAGTACGATCCTAAGTCCGAGTACACTCGTTCCGGCATTTTGACCCGCTCCTCGAAAGGTGGTGGGGCCGCCAACGCGAACGAATTACGCTTCGATGACCTGAAAGGCTCAGAACAGATTTTCATGAATGCGGAACGCAACTTCGATCTTCATGTGGAGCATGACTGGCACCGGCTCATAGGCAACGAAGAGCACAGTCACATCCTCAAACACCAGTACCAGCAGGTGGACGGGAGGGCACACCTTAGGGTTGGTGAAGAGCAGGTGCTGGAGATCGAAGGAGGCCGTTACCTGAACGTCAAGGGAGAGCAGGCAAGCACCGTTGCTGGCAACTACTCGCTCAAGGTGGCAGGAAGTCAGATCAGTCGAACAGGCGTCGCTCACGTTATCGAATCGGGAGAGGAAATTCATATCAAAGGCGGCGTGCGGGTGATCATCGAAGGCGGCCTCGGCGGCATCTGTCTACAGTCGGCGGAATCGGCGATCTCCATCGATGCGACTGGAATTGCCATCCAGGGTGCGGTGCGATTTGGCAAGGCAGACTGCCTGCCTGCACTGCCTGACCCCATAGCGCCGGCCAGCAAAAGTGTAATCTCGCCGAATTGGCCGGGAGATGATCCCCGTGCATAG
- a CDS encoding sigma-70 family RNA polymerase sigma factor yields the protein MFTPKTLTASTEAFGIEHIDSLYRYAIVLTRSRADAEDLVQETYVRAMEAFSRLREDSNVKGWLFTILRNLWLNELRKQRSRPQLVEVDADAHLSDGLVGSNRGAQEILESEEDAKRVRAAIDKLPSEFQEILVLREFEELSYHEIATVLSCPAGTVMSRLGRARAKLRVLLSEGWGRGAQSGKTSHHEQLR from the coding sequence ATGTTTACCCCTAAAACATTAACGGCATCCACTGAAGCTTTTGGCATTGAACACATTGACAGTCTTTATCGGTATGCAATCGTGCTGACGCGTAGTCGGGCGGACGCCGAGGACTTAGTGCAGGAGACATACGTCCGCGCGATGGAGGCATTTAGCCGTCTGCGGGAGGACAGTAACGTAAAGGGATGGCTCTTTACGATTCTAAGGAATCTCTGGCTGAACGAGCTTCGCAAACAGAGAAGCAGGCCACAGCTTGTCGAGGTCGATGCTGATGCGCATTTATCCGATGGACTGGTAGGGAGCAATCGAGGTGCTCAAGAGATACTTGAAAGTGAAGAGGACGCGAAGCGGGTGAGGGCGGCAATTGACAAGCTGCCTTCGGAGTTCCAGGAAATTTTAGTCCTGCGCGAATTCGAGGAACTCTCCTACCACGAGATTGCAACAGTTCTAAGCTGTCCTGCCGGCACGGTGATGTCGCGTCTGGGCCGCGCACGTGCCAAGCTACGGGTGTTGCTGAGCGAGGGATGGGGCAGAGGAGCCCAATCCGGAAAGACAAGTCACCATGAACAGTTGCGATGA